A single genomic interval of Helianthus annuus cultivar XRQ/B chromosome 13, HanXRQr2.0-SUNRISE, whole genome shotgun sequence harbors:
- the LOC110901200 gene encoding uncharacterized protein LOC110901200, translating into MEALSCMFSKAGDLGIINGVKLPFDDPSISHLFYSDDAIILGEWDRDVIHNVVRILKCFHVCSGLQINFGKCNIFGLGVNLDEIEEMAFRVGCKAESFPFKYLGLTVGANMNRINNWRPVFDIFEKRLSMWKASLLSIGGRVTLFRSVLESLPSYFFSLYRAPVIVIEGFRKFLWEGSSSEKKLHWVAWDRVASPKKMGGLSLHNLKDINMALFSKRGWRLKTKRDNLWVHVVNVIHSGGSGWNSFPAKKAYGGVRCNIVFVLNKPVVGNIPLRNFFRGVVGNDESILFWLGPWLYDVPLKEKFPDLFRLEMVKNCSIRDRLDGEGLWLLRHDFESDPERSEWHTLDSVMGSVSRSNLTNRWKWMGSGSDVFSVAAVKRLIVSKKDYSSRYLLD; encoded by the coding sequence ATGGAAGCGCTTTCATGCATGTTTTCAAAGGCTGGTGATTTGGGTATTATTAACGGGGTTAAGCTTCCTTTTGACGACCCCTCTATTTCGCATCTTTTCTACTCCGACGATGCTATAATTCTTGGGGAATGGGATAGGGACGTTATTCATAATGTGGTTAGAATTCTGAAATGTTTCCATGTTTGCTCGGGCCTCCAAATTAATTTCGGGAAATGTAATATTTTCGGGCTTGGAGTGAATTTAGATGAGATTGAAGAAATGGCTTTTAGAGTTGGGTGTAAAGCGGAATCTTTTCCGTTCAAATATCTCGGTTTGACTGTCGGGGCGAATATGAATCGGATAAATAACTGGAGACCGGTGTTTGATATTTTTGAAAAGAGGTTGTCGATGTGGAAAGCTTCTCTCTTATCTATTGGCGGCAGAGTTACGTTGTTTCGGTCAGTTCTTGAGAGTCTTCCTTCGTATTTTTTCTCTCTTTATCGCGCCCCGGTTATAGTGATAGAAGGTTTTAGAAAATTCTTATGGGAGGGTTCGTCTAGTGAGAAAAAACTCCATTGGGTAGCATGGGATAGGGTTGCCTCTCCTAAGAAGATGGGAGGTCTCAGTTTGCATAACCTCAAGGATATTAATATGGCTTTGTTTTCGAAACGGGGATGGAGGCTCAAAACGAAGAGGGATAATCTTTGGGTCCATGTGGTTAATGTCATTCATTCGGGAGGGTCGGGATGGAATTCTTTTCCGGCTAAGAAAGCTTATGGTGGAGTGCGGTGTAATATTGTGTTTGTGCTTAACAAGCCGGTGGTGGGTAACATTCCTCTTAGAAATTTCTTTAGAGGAGTGGTAGGGAATGATGAAAGCATCCTTTTTTGGCTAGGCCCATGGCTTTATGATGTTCCGCTTAAAGAAAAATTCCCTGATCTTTTTCGGTTAGAGATGGTAAAAAACTGTAGCATCCGTGACAGATTAGATGGGGAAGGTCTTTGGTTATTGAGGCATGATTTCGAATCGGATCCTGAAAGGAGCGAATGGCATACTCTGGATTCGGTGATGGGTTCGGTCTCGCGCTCCAATCTGACCAACAGGTGGAAATGGATGGGCAGCGGGTCGGATGTCTTCTcggttgctgctgttaaaagacTGATAGTTTCGAAGAAAGATTACAGTAGCCGATATCTTTTGGATTGA